The Manihot esculenta cultivar AM560-2 chromosome 11, M.esculenta_v8, whole genome shotgun sequence genome includes a region encoding these proteins:
- the LOC122725154 gene encoding stemmadenine O-acetyltransferase-like codes for MEVAVISVESIKPSSPVHHLKPFKLCLLDQLTPTSYSPLILFYPTIHAHLKRTQFLTQLKSALSKTLTPFYPLSGRVKDNYFIHNYEEGVPFIEARVKGHLSDFLQHPPMELLNQFLPCQPFCQQPNPTVAQVAVQVNMFDCGGIALGMCFSHKINDGITGSSFIKSWAANARGSAYEAINPNLSEASSLFPPQQSLPSYYTSLMESLWFSRRSFRTRRFVFGANAVATLTAKGRSKFVERPTRVEGLCCFIWRCCMNACRSISGSPRASVLSQAVNIRRIAKPRLSRYSIGNLVWSAITSYNPDETEMGMQELVALVREGVGKINSEYIKKLSGEGCVAIFEHLDRLADIGSGKPDVFSFFSWHTFDFSEIDFGWGKPVWVGIFGEASRSSPCDSNFIILKDVGRNNGIEAWMTLDDNVMAMLEHDPEFLAFASLN; via the coding sequence ATGGAAGTTGCAGTCATTTCAGTGGAAAGCATTAAACCTTCTTCGCCCGTTCATCATCTGAAACCTTTCAAGCTTTGCCTTTTAGATCAGCTTACTCCCACATCCTATTCCCCACTCATTCTCTTCTACCCCACCATCCATGCTCATTTGAAGAGAACCCAGTTCTTAACTCAGCTCAAATCCGCACTCTCAAAGACTCTAACTCCATTCTACCCTCTCTCCGGAAGGGTGAAGGACAATTATTTCATCCATAACTACGAAGAGGGTGTTCCTTTCATCGAAGCCCGAGTAAAGGGTCATTTGTCTGATTTCCTTCAACACCCTCCAATGGAGTTGCTTAACCAATTCCTTCCATGCCAACCCTTTTGCCAACAACCAAATCCCACGGTAGCACAAGTAGCTGTGCAAGTGAACATGTTCGATTGTGGTGGAATTGCACTTGGAATGTGCTTCTCACACAAGATCAACGACGGAATTACTGGGAGTTCCTTCATCAAAAGCTGGGCAGCCAATGCAAGGGGCTCTGCTTATGAAGCTATAAATCCTAATTTATCTGAGGCTTCATCGCTCTTTCCTCCTCAACAATCATTACCTTCGTACTATACATCATTAATGGAAAGCCTCTGGTTTAGCAGAAGAAGTTTCAGGACTAGAAGATTCGTTTTTGGTGCCAATGCAGTGGCTACTCTGACAGCCAAAGGAAGAAGTAAATTCGTAGAGAGGCCGACACGGGTTGAAGGATTGTGTTGTTTCATTTGGAGATGTTGCATGAATGCTTGTAGATCAATATCAGGTTCTCCAAGAGCATCTGTTCTGTCTCAAGCAGTGAACATAAGAAGAATAGCAAAGCCACGCCTGTCAAGATATTCCATAGGAAATCTTGTTTGGTCTGCAATCACTAGCTATAACCCAGATGAGACAGAGATGGGGATGCAAGAACTAGTGGCCCTTGTAAGAGAAGGTGTTGGAAAAATCAATAGTGAGTACATAAAGAAACTATCTGGCGAAGGGTGTGTAGCCATTTTTGAGCACCTGGACAGACTAGCAGATATTGGCAGTGGAAAGCCAGATGTATTCAGCTTCTTCAGTTGGCATACGTTTGATTTCAGTGAAATTGATTTCGGGTGGGGAAAGCCTGTTTGGGTTGGGATTTTTGGAGAAGCCAGTAGAAGTAGTCCGTGTGATTCCAATTTCATAATTTTGAAAGATGTTGGAAGAAACAATGGAATAGAAGCATGGATGACACTAGATGACAACGTAATGGCCATGTTAGAACATGATCCTGAATTCCTTGCATTTGCTTCCCTAAACTAA
- the LOC110627105 gene encoding stemmadenine O-acetyltransferase produces MEVAVISVESIKPSSPVHHLKPFKLCLLDQLTPTSYSPLILFYPIHAHLKSTQFLTQLKSALSKTLTPFYPLSGRVKDNYFIHNYEEGVPFIEARVKGHLSDFLQHPPMELLNQFLPCQPFCQQPNPTVAQVAVQVNMFDCGGIALGMCFSHKINDGITGSSFIKSWAANARGSAYEAINPNLSEASSLFPPQQSLPSYYTSLMESLWFSRRSFRTRRFVFGANAVATLTAKGRSKFVERPTRVEGLCCFIWRCCMNACRSISGSPRASVLSQAVNIRRIAKPRLSRYSIGNLVWSAITSYNPDETEMGMQELVALVREGVGKINSEYIKKLSGEGCVAIFEHLDRLADIGSGKTDVFSFFSWHKFDFSEIDFGWGKPVWVGIFGEASRSSPCDSNFIILKDVGRNNGIEAWMTLDDNVMAMLEHDPEFLAFASLN; encoded by the coding sequence ATGGAAGTTGCAGTCATTTCAGTGGAAAGCATTAAACCTTCTTCGCCCGTTCATCATCTGAAACCTTTCAAGCTTTGCCTTTTAGATCAGCTTACTCCCACATCCTATTCCCCACTCATTCTCTTCTACCCCATCCATGCTCATTTGAAGAGCACCCAGTTCTTAACTCAGCTCAAATCCGCACTCTCAAAGACTCTAACTCCATTCTACCCTCTCTCCGGAAGGGTGAAGGACAATTATTTCATCCATAACTACGAAGAGGGTGTTCCTTTCATCGAAGCCCGAGTAAAGGGTCATTTGTCTGATTTCCTTCAACACCCTCCAATGGAGTTGCTTAACCAATTCCTTCCATGCCAACCCTTTTGCCAACAACCAAATCCCACGGTAGCACAAGTAGCTGTGCAAGTGAACATGTTCGATTGTGGTGGAATTGCACTTGGAATGTGCTTCTCACACAAGATCAACGACGGAATTACTGGGAGTTCCTTCATCAAAAGCTGGGCAGCCAATGCAAGGGGCTCTGCTTATGAAGCTATAAATCCTAATTTATCTGAGGCTTCATCGCTCTTTCCTCCTCAACAATCATTACCTTCGTACTATACATCATTAATGGAAAGCCTCTGGTTTAGCAGAAGAAGTTTCAGGACTAGAAGATTCGTTTTTGGTGCCAATGCAGTGGCTACTCTGACAGCCAAAGGAAGAAGTAAATTCGTAGAGAGGCCGACACGGGTTGAAGGATTGTGTTGTTTCATTTGGAGATGTTGCATGAATGCTTGTAGATCAATATCAGGTTCTCCAAGAGCATCTGTTCTGTCTCAAGCAGTGAACATAAGAAGAATAGCAAAGCCACGCCTGTCAAGATATTCCATAGGAAATCTTGTTTGGTCTGCAATCACTAGCTATAACCCAGATGAGACAGAGATGGGGATGCAAGAACTAGTGGCCCTTGTAAGAGAAGGTGTTGGAAAAATCAATAGTGAGTACATAAAGAAACTATCTGGCGAAGGGTGCGTAGCCATTTTTGAGCACCTGGACAGACTAGCAGATATTGGCAGTGGAAAGACAGATGTATTCAGCTTCTTCAGTTGGCATAAGTTTGATTTCAGTGAAATTGATTTCGGGTGGGGAAAGCCTGTTTGGGTTGGGATTTTTGGAGAAGCCAGTAGAAGTAGTCCGTGTGATTCCAATTTCATAATTTTGAAAGATGTTGGAAGAAACAATGGAATAGAAGCATGGATGACACTAGATGACAACGTAATGGCCATGTTAGAACATGATCCTGAATTCCTTGCATTTGCTTCCCTAAACTAA